In Mycobacterium stomatepiae, the following are encoded in one genomic region:
- the hemE gene encoding uroporphyrinogen decarboxylase produces the protein MSTRRELPESPHLAAVTGRKPHRVPVWFMRQAGRSLPEYRALRERTSMLAACLQPEMVCEITLQPIRRHDVDAAILFSDIVVPLRAAGIDLDIVPDVGPVIAHPIRTDADIEAMKPLEPQAIQPICQAVSLLVDALGKVPLIGFAGAPFTLASYLVEGGPSRNHARTKAMMLAEPASWHALMSKLADLTVEFLRAQIGAGVDAIQLFDSWAGTLSLADYRQYVLPHSSRVFATLAEYGVPMTHFGVGTAELLGAMGEAGPTVVGVDWRTSLTDAAARVRPGTALQGNLDPVVLLAGWPVVERAARAVVDDGRRAVDAGAAGHVFNLGHGVLPETDPGVLTDLVSLVHSL, from the coding sequence ATGAGTACCCGTCGCGAACTTCCCGAGTCGCCCCACCTGGCCGCCGTCACCGGCCGCAAGCCGCACCGGGTGCCGGTGTGGTTCATGCGGCAGGCCGGGCGCTCGCTGCCCGAGTACCGCGCGCTGCGTGAACGCACCAGCATGCTGGCGGCGTGCTTGCAGCCCGAGATGGTCTGCGAGATCACCCTGCAGCCGATCCGGCGCCACGACGTCGACGCCGCGATCTTGTTCTCCGACATCGTGGTTCCGCTGCGCGCCGCGGGCATCGACTTGGACATCGTGCCCGACGTCGGACCCGTGATCGCGCATCCGATCCGCACCGACGCAGATATCGAAGCGATGAAACCCCTTGAACCACAAGCCATTCAGCCGATCTGTCAGGCGGTTTCGCTGCTGGTCGACGCGCTGGGCAAGGTGCCACTGATCGGTTTTGCCGGTGCGCCTTTCACGCTGGCGTCCTATCTGGTCGAGGGCGGCCCCAGCCGCAACCACGCCCGCACCAAGGCGATGATGCTGGCTGAGCCGGCCAGCTGGCACGCGCTGATGTCGAAGCTGGCCGATCTCACCGTCGAATTCCTGCGCGCCCAGATCGGCGCCGGGGTCGACGCCATCCAGCTGTTCGACTCGTGGGCGGGCACGCTGTCGCTGGCCGACTACCGCCAATATGTGCTGCCGCACAGCAGCCGGGTGTTCGCGACGCTGGCCGAATACGGCGTTCCGATGACACATTTCGGGGTCGGGACGGCCGAATTGCTGGGTGCGATGGGCGAAGCGGGCCCGACGGTCGTCGGGGTGGATTGGCGAACATCGCTCACCGATGCCGCGGCCCGGGTGCGGCCCGGCACGGCGCTGCAGGGCAATCTCGATCCGGTGGTGTTGTTGGCGGGCTGGCCGGTGGTGGAACGCGCGGCGCGCGCCGTCGTCGACGACGGCCGCCGTGCCGTCGACGCCGGTGCGGCGGGACACGTCTTCAATCTGGGCCATGGAGTGTTGCCCGAGACGGACCCCGGTGTGCTGACCGACCTGGTGTCGCTGGTCCATTCGCTATGA
- a CDS encoding enoyl-CoA hydratase/isomerase family protein, which translates to MSVNYDEFPSLRFEHGDETGLAGVLTVVLDAPGLNSVGPQLHRDLADVWPAINRDPDVRAVLIRGEGKAFSSGGSFELIDETINDYEGRIRIMREARDLVLNIVNFDKPLVSAIRGPAVGAGLVVALLSDISVAGRSARIIDGHTKLGVAAGDHAAICWPLLVGMAKAKYYLLTCDTLLGEEAERIGLVSLCVDDDEVLARASQVANDLAQGAQNAIRWTKHSLNYWYRMFAPAFETSLGLEFLGFSGPDVQEGLAAHREKRPARFNG; encoded by the coding sequence ATCTCCGTCAACTACGACGAATTCCCCAGCCTGCGCTTCGAACACGGCGACGAAACCGGTTTAGCAGGCGTCCTCACGGTGGTTCTCGATGCGCCCGGGCTGAACTCGGTCGGGCCACAATTGCACCGCGACCTCGCCGACGTTTGGCCGGCCATCAATCGCGATCCGGACGTGCGCGCCGTCCTGATCCGTGGTGAGGGCAAGGCGTTTTCGTCCGGTGGCAGCTTCGAGCTGATCGACGAGACCATCAACGACTACGAAGGCCGAATCCGCATCATGCGTGAGGCCCGCGACCTGGTGCTCAACATCGTCAACTTCGACAAGCCGCTGGTCTCGGCGATCCGGGGACCCGCCGTCGGCGCCGGCCTGGTGGTGGCGTTGCTCTCCGACATCTCGGTGGCCGGACGGAGCGCCAGGATCATCGACGGGCACACCAAGCTCGGGGTGGCGGCCGGCGACCACGCCGCGATCTGCTGGCCGCTGCTGGTCGGCATGGCCAAGGCCAAGTACTACCTGCTCACCTGCGACACCCTGCTCGGCGAGGAAGCCGAGCGCATCGGCCTGGTCTCGCTCTGTGTCGACGACGACGAGGTGCTGGCGCGGGCATCGCAGGTCGCCAACGACCTGGCGCAGGGTGCCCAGAACGCGATCCGGTGGACCAAACACAGCCTCAACTACTGGTATCGCATGTTCGCGCCCGCCTTCGAGACGTCTCTGGGCCTGGAATTCTTGGGTTTCAGCGGCCCCGACGTGCAGGAAGGGCTAGCGGCCCACCGCGAGAAACGACCGGCCCGATTCAACGGCTGA
- a CDS encoding DUF3000 domain-containing protein has translation MTRAYDDAERERREGVAPVTSVEPAPFREAVAAMNAVSARPEIELGPIRPPQRLAPFSYALGAEVKHPDLEIVPERSEGDAFGRLILLYDPDGADAWDGTTRLVAYIQADLDSSEAVDPLLPEVAWSWLVDALETRTDQVTALGGTVTATTSVRYGDISGPPRAHQLELRASWTATTPAVGGHVEAFCEVLEHAAGLPPAGVTDLSSRSRA, from the coding sequence GTGACCCGCGCATACGACGATGCGGAGCGGGAGCGACGAGAAGGAGTGGCGCCAGTGACCTCAGTCGAACCGGCCCCATTCCGCGAGGCGGTGGCGGCCATGAACGCCGTCAGCGCCCGGCCGGAGATCGAGCTGGGCCCGATCCGTCCGCCACAGCGCCTCGCGCCCTTCAGCTACGCGCTTGGAGCCGAGGTGAAGCACCCCGACCTCGAGATCGTCCCCGAGCGGTCGGAGGGCGACGCGTTCGGCCGGCTGATCCTGCTTTACGACCCCGACGGCGCCGACGCGTGGGACGGCACCACCCGCCTGGTCGCCTACATCCAGGCCGACCTCGACTCCAGCGAGGCCGTCGATCCCCTGCTGCCCGAAGTGGCGTGGAGTTGGCTGGTCGACGCCCTGGAGACGCGGACCGACCAGGTCACGGCGCTGGGCGGCACGGTCACCGCCACCACCTCGGTGCGCTACGGCGACATCTCCGGCCCGCCGCGCGCCCATCAGCTTGAGCTGCGGGCATCGTGGACGGCGACCACGCCCGCTGTCGGCGGGCATGTCGAGGCATTTTGCGAGGTGCTGGAGCACGCCGCGGGCCTGCCCCCCGCCGGGGTCACCGACCTGAGTTCGCGGTCACGCGCCTGA
- a CDS encoding HRDC domain-containing protein — MGEPADRRPDGTAPDSSAPESTPLLHPAEGIPDLSVTVHQIADAAQFLAGGHGPFAVDAERASGFRYSNRAYLIQIRRAGAGTVLIDPVSHGADPLTALRPVAEVLGTDEWILHAADQDLPCLAEVGMHPPALYDTELAGRLAGFERVNLAAMTERLLGQGLVKGHGAADWSKRPLPTEWLNYAALDVELLVELRAAISAELAEQGKTDWAAEEFDYLRSAGSREATPRRDRWRRTSGIHRVRDRRGLAAVRELWTTRDNIAQRRDIAPRRILPDSAIIEAAIANPKTVEDLVALPVFGGRNQRRSAATWLSALEAARESQDQPEDAEPANGPPPPARWSRRKPEAAARLEAARAGLSELSERLKIPTENLVSPDLVRRLCWDWADAPDPVEAVEQFLCAGQARAWQRALVDPVLATALQPPPKA; from the coding sequence ATGGGTGAACCGGCGGACCGCAGGCCCGACGGCACCGCGCCCGATAGCAGCGCGCCGGAGTCCACCCCGCTGCTGCACCCGGCCGAGGGCATACCCGACCTGTCGGTGACGGTCCACCAGATCGCGGACGCCGCGCAATTCCTCGCCGGCGGGCATGGGCCGTTCGCGGTGGACGCCGAGCGGGCGTCGGGTTTCCGCTACTCCAACCGGGCCTACCTGATCCAGATCCGGCGGGCCGGAGCCGGCACCGTGCTCATCGACCCGGTCAGCCACGGCGCCGATCCCCTGACCGCGCTGCGGCCCGTCGCCGAGGTGCTTGGCACCGATGAATGGATCCTGCACGCGGCTGATCAGGATCTGCCCTGCCTGGCCGAGGTCGGCATGCACCCGCCCGCGCTCTATGACACCGAGCTCGCCGGGCGCCTGGCCGGCTTCGAGCGGGTGAACCTCGCGGCGATGACCGAACGGCTGCTGGGCCAAGGTCTGGTCAAGGGCCACGGCGCGGCCGACTGGTCCAAGCGGCCGCTGCCCACCGAGTGGCTCAACTACGCGGCGCTCGACGTGGAACTGCTGGTCGAACTGCGCGCGGCGATCTCCGCGGAGCTGGCCGAGCAAGGCAAAACCGATTGGGCCGCAGAGGAATTCGATTATCTGCGCAGTGCGGGCAGCCGGGAGGCCACGCCGCGGCGGGACCGCTGGCGGCGCACGTCGGGCATCCATCGGGTACGCGACCGCCGCGGTCTGGCCGCGGTGCGCGAACTGTGGACCACCCGCGACAACATCGCCCAGCGCCGCGACATCGCGCCGCGGCGCATCCTGCCGGATTCGGCCATCATCGAGGCCGCGATCGCCAATCCGAAGACGGTCGAAGACCTGGTCGCGTTGCCGGTGTTCGGCGGGCGCAACCAGCGCCGCAGCGCGGCAACGTGGTTGAGCGCGCTGGAAGCCGCCCGCGAGAGTCAGGACCAACCGGAAGACGCCGAGCCCGCGAACGGGCCGCCCCCGCCGGCGCGGTGGAGCAGACGCAAACCGGAGGCGGCCGCGCGGCTGGAGGCGGCCCGGGCCGGGCTATCGGAACTGTCGGAGCGGCTGAAGATTCCGACCGAGAACCTGGTCTCGCCCGACCTGGTGCGGCGTCTGTGCTGGGACTGGGCCGACGCGCCGGACCCGGTCGAGGCCGTCGAACAGTTCTTGTGCGCCGGCCAGGCACGGGCCTGGCAGCGCGCGCTCGTCGATCCCGTGCTGGCGACGGCGCTGCAGCCGCCGCCCAAGGCCTAG